A window of Argopecten irradians isolate NY chromosome 1, Ai_NY, whole genome shotgun sequence contains these coding sequences:
- the LOC138316945 gene encoding ceramide-1-phosphate transfer protein-like: MAAEFKTDVKHDFDLEVVRDSFKNCHSQDNSLILDHYVNGYQELCRFFKLSGKLFGFVASDLESKINILKTHRKSENGNAYETIQSMIDYEVTNKITQTSGNPPSGSRTLLRLHRALGFISEFMDRIAKSDDEAKTSVIASEVYKGTLGLHHPWVVQKMAGLAMYMLPSRKQLIDTMCKQNYEKALNTLPQVVTTLNPVYSITQELYETNDLLNLP, from the exons ATGGCCGCAGAGTTCAAAACAGACGTAAAACatgactttgatttagaagtTGTTCGAGACTCTTTCAAGAACTGTCACTCGCAAGACAACAGCTTAATCCTTGACCATTACGTCAATGGATATCAGGAATTATGCAG GTTTTTCAAGCTCTCCGGCAAGCTGTTTGGATTTGTAGCAAGTGATCTGGAATCCAAAATAAATATTCTGAAAACCCACCGGAAGTCAGAAAACGGAAATGCATATGAAACAATTCAATCCATGATTGACTACGAAGTGACCAATAAAATAACGCAAACTTCCGGAAACCCACCATCCGGGTCACGAACGCTCTTGCGACTCCACAGGGCTCTTGGATTCATCAGTGAATTCATGGACAGAATTGCGAAAAGCGACGATGAAGCGAAGACGTCCGTAATAGCTTCAGAAGTGTACAAGGGAACGCTTGGACTGCATCATCCATGGGTTGTTCAAAAAATGGCTGGACTAGCGATGTATATGCTACCAAGCAGAAAACAACTAATTGACACAATGTGTAAACAAAACTATGAAAAGGCTCTGAACACTTTGCCCCAAGTGGTAACAACGCTAAATCCGGTTTATTCTATCACTCAAGAACTTTATGAAACTAATGATTTGTTGAACCTACCCTGA
- the LOC138316935 gene encoding uncharacterized protein gives MRRQVGRKILLVIFITSVTIYPVCSISSLYFRQSGRNLINVHTSIGSFPPNNELLCARSCQRNPECSALALRTTDHFCVMLTRTVLGTSYTGGSDWTIYEPGHVECPTSDSQMYVRELRICYWYYPRGYYSIYDSVRLCAEDGGNLVRIDSERKQLIIEDFIRKDVKRAYLQGNRTSDGSWRYNDGTEMTYRNWYIGMPETGDSLDFLVIRRSYDFKWQNKADEPQKSGISVLCEKSID, from the exons ATGCGTCGTCAGGTCGGACGGAAAATTCTGCTCGTCATATTCATTACAAGTGTCACCATTTACCCTGTATGTAGCATCTCAAGTTTGTATTTTAGACAAAGCGGTCGTAATTTAATTAATGTTCACACCAGCATAGGATCTTTCCCGCCGAATAATGAATTGCTTTGTGCGAGGAGTTGCCAGAGGAATCCTGAATGTTCTGCATTAGCCCTGAGAACTACGGACCATTTCTGCGTTATGTTGACACGGACAGTTCTGGGGACTTCGTATACAGGAGGGTCCGACTGGACAATTTATGAACCCGGGCACG TTGAGTGCCCGACCTCCGACAGTCAGATGTATGTACGGGAACTGAGGATATGCTACTGGTACTATCCTAGAGGTTACTACTCCATATATGATAGTGTCAGGTTGTGTGCTGAAGATGGTGGCAATCTTGTTAGAATTGACTCAGAAAGGAAACAATTGATTATCGAGGACTTTATCA GGAAGGACGTGAAGAGAGCATACCTTCAGGGGAATCGCACGTCAGATGGATCCTGGAGATACAATGACGGTACAGAGATGACCTACCGTAACTGGTACATCGGTATGCCCGAAACCGGTGACTCGCTGGATTTTCTAGTCATTCGACGATCATATGACTTCAAATGGCAAAACAAAGCAGATGAACCACAAAAGAGTGGGATATCGGTTTTATGTGAGAAATCTATTGATTAG
- the LOC138316956 gene encoding uncharacterized protein has translation MKPAVPPSNVDPALLDYVRTDEGKKAYKCDKCGKLFTRTNDLHDHVRTHTGEKPFQCTFCGMAFKQASYMKLHMRTHTGEKPFKCDVCGKTYARSTDLQRHSRSHTGEKPHQCEICGKCYTMRRNLIIHTRSHTGEKVYECDTCGKSLNSALSLEAHIRLHDGVKSFKCDTCGKEYGMAQSLKRHRKIHSEVKQCNICNKSFTGVKKLQEHLKEHEGKNPLTCNICGKTFKSLRFLQIHSRVHSEDNKLLEKQKLTKLMECQICGQRFRKQKCLDAHQNIHAPKASLQIKKQTVKNNGENSLLTRFLTYVTEDDRYVYVQMETHDSENTLPLQLQTRVSGNDPLAQFEPLISGNTESVQLETVSSVSETTLPSAQCETLPVQLLTRVSEDCLPAQHDAPVSGNVMPPQRQTENSIEQHFETHTTNLTTNISEDNFPAQSETHVIGDTLSSRLIAHTLGTQSGVSVSTTESLLIQVEAQTAEDKTQNSTEAKYLRENLPCVTTRENETPLGYQINDAQVTMDNLTPITHQYQIMAPNFGIFTTENNQTQVSPHQVSPHLETLVLIEDVGQPIEGNLNSHVTDENIQLVSGNTGDCLQTSDDAHTTYTVESLLTYLETYEDPQHRGQTNFTGEVTYSIENTGDSRTSEDIIKAHVNVKSQLPASDFEKNISSQETLCLISSNLERHISDSALMGTHLEAHSVEDSQKIVALDSDTHIMGSGQSTVASLLETHIIGDSRPSEGLHCDSHMLVSDLESHIIGDNTQMGQQSIGKQLDREASLSDPVFSSHVIGDSLLQNLEVDNIGEHRF, from the coding sequence ATGAAGCCTGCTGTACCACCATCGAACGTTGACCCCGCTTTGTTAGACTATGTAAGAACTGATGAAGGAAAGAAGGCATATAAGTGTGACAAATGTGGAAAGCTCTTCACTCGTACGAATGACCTACACGATCATGTTAGAACTCATACAGGGGAGAAACCATTTCAATGTACTTTCTGTGGAATGGCATTTAAACAAGCCAGCTATATGAAACTACATATGAGAacacatacaggagaaaaaccaTTCAAGTGTGACGTATGTGGTAAGACTTACGCCAGGTCTACTGACCTACAGAGACACTCCCGATCTCATACAGGTGAGAAACCACACCAGTGTGAGATTTGTGGCAAATGCTATACCATGAGACGCAATCTCATCATCCACACCAGGAGCCATACTGGAGAAAAAGTCTACGAATGTGACACCTGTGGTAAATCCTTAAATTCAGCACTAAGTTTAGAGGCACATATTCGTCTACATGATGGAGTGAAGTCGTTTAAATGTGACACATGTGGAAAAGAATACGGGATGGCTCAAAGCCTCAAAAGACACAGAAAGATACATTCCGAGGTGAAACAGTGCAACATATGTAATAAAAGTTTCACAGGTGTAAAGAAACTCCAAGAACATCTTAAAGAACATGAGGGGAAAAACCCGTTAACATGCAATATCTGtggtaaaacatttaaatcattaaGATTCTTACAAATACATTCTCGTGTACATTCTGAAGATAACAAACTGCTGGAAAAACAAAAGCTAACTAAATTGATGGAGTGTCAAATCTGTGGCCAAAGATTTCGGAAACAGAAATGCTTGGATGCTCATCAGAATATTCATGCCCCAAAGGCTagtttacagataaaaaaacagACTGTGAAAAACAATGGAGAGAACAGTTTACTTACTCGATTTCTGACATATGTTACTGAGGATGACAGATATGTATACGTCCAAATGGAAACACACGATTCAGAAAATACTCTACCACTACAACTTCAGACGCGTGTCTCAGGAAATGACCCACTAGCACAATTTGAGCCACTTATCTCTGGAAATACTGAGTCAGTGCAACTTGAGACAGTGTCTAGTGTCTCAGAAACTACCCTACCATCTGCACAATGTGAAACACTGCCAGTGCAACTCCTGACACGTGTTTCAGAAGACTGCTTACCAGCACAACATGACGCACCTGTCTCAGGAAATGTCATGCCACCACAGCGTCAGACGGAAAATAGCATAGAACAACATTTTGAGACACACACTACAAATCTTACAACAAACATTTCTGAAGACAATTTTCCAGCACAATCTGAGACACATGTCATAGGAGACACCCTATCATCTCGCCTCATAGCACATACTTTAGGAACACAATCTGGGGTATCTGTTTCTACAACAGAGAGCCTTCTCATACAAGTAGAGGCACAGACTGCAGAGGACAAGACTCAAAATTCAACAGAGGCTAAATATTTACGTGAAAACTTGCCATGTGTTACAACCAGGGAAAATGAGACACCACTAGGATATCAAATTAATGATGCACAAGTGACAATGGACAATTTAACACCAATCACacatcaatatcaaataatgGCTCCAAACTTTGGGATATTTACTACAGAAAATAATCAAACACAGGTATCTCCGCATCAGGTGTCTCCGCATCTCGAGACACTGGTTTTGATAGAGGATGTTGGACAACCCATAGAAGGAAACCTTAACTCTCATGTTACGGACGAGAACATTCAACTTGTGTCTGGAAACACGGGAGATTGTTTACAGACATCTGATGATGCTCATACTACATATACAGTGGAGAGTCTACTGACCTATCTGGAGACATATGAGGACCCTCAGCACAGAGGTCAGACCAATTTCACAGGGGAGGTTACTTACAGTATAGAGAATACTGGAGATAGTAGGACATCTGAAGACATCATCAAAGCACATGTTAATGTGAAAAGCCAGTTACCGGCTTCAGACTTTGAAAAGAACATTAGTAGCCAGGAGACACTGTGTTTGATATCATCTAACCTAGAGAGGCATATAAGTGACAGTGCATTGATGGGAACTCATCTGGAGGCACATAGTGTTGAGGATAGTCAGAAAATAGTGGCATTAGACTCGGACACACATATCATGGGCAGTGGCCAGTCAACTGTGGCATCACTCCTGGAGACTCATATCATAGGAGATAGCCGGCCATCAGAGGGACTTCACTGTGACTCACACATGTTGGTTTCAGACCTTGAGTCACATATCATAGGTGACAATACACAAATGGGGCAACAATCTATTGGAAAACAGCTTGATAGAGAGGCAAGTCTATCTGATCCAGTTTTTAGCTCACATGTTATTGGAGATAGTTTACTTCAAAATCTGGAAGTGGACAATATAGGAGAACACAGATTCTAG